The genomic segment TCATCTGCTGGGCTTCCTATGGTTTTCCCCCGCCGTTCACACTGACGTACTAACGAGGTTTCGTCAAGCAGGGCATGTACTTGTGACTCGGGGTCACTCGGGAATCGACCGCAGGTGGGGCGCTAAGGGCGTGAAATCAAACGCGCTCACTGCTCGCAGTGCGGAGTAGATACGGAGTCAAATTACGACCGCGTAGATCCAATTAAAACGCCGTTTTGTTTGATTCAGCTAGCACTGGGGCCCAGTTGTTCGGCCTTGGCCAGGCAAAGCGCGGCCTTTTCGTTCTCGCCGCAGGCGCGCAGCACCACTCCCAGGCGGAACTGGGTTTCGGCCTGGGATGAATCGAGTTCTTCGGCACGTTCCAGGTGCTCCCGCGAACGTTCGATGTCCGGCTGGGGTTGCTTGTAGAGCGCCCAGCCCAGCGCCGACTGGTACTCACATTCGTCCGGCCACAGTTCGACCGCCGGTTCGAGATATTCGAGAGCGCCGCGAAAGTCACCCATGCCGATCAGAATTTCACCCTTGCGATAGAAGGTCTCCGCTTGTGCGAGCGCTCGGGTGTCCACCGTGGGCTCGTCGGCGTGGAGCCTTTCGGCATCGTATTCCCGACGCTTGTCCGGGTCGCGCAAAACATCGTTCGCTTCGGCGATCCGCGCAAACACGGCGGCGGCCTGTAGCTTGATGTCCGAAAGTCCGAGGTGGGTCAGGGCGTCAGGGTGAAAGCGCTTGGCGGCCGCGAAATAGGCTTTGCGAACCTCGCCGTCTGATGCGTTTTTCGGAATCCCCAGCAGTTCGTAATAGCTGCGGTTCTCGATCCCCACGAGTCGTTTCAACACTTCGGTGCGCATGGCATCGGCGGCCAGCGCGATTTTTTTGGCAGCTGGCGTCGCGAATCTGCCGGAATTTAGAGACTCTTTTTCGGTTTCACTCGCTACTTGGTCATGGGCAACGACTTCGATCTCAATTTCGGGTTCGAGATTATCGTCTTCGTGATCGGTTCCACTGCTCAGTGCCGCATCTGTAAAACGAATGTACCGACCCTTGGCGAGAATCCAGACGGTGGCGAGTGCCTGAGGTGAGTTGAACTGCCCTCCGATCGCGGCGCCCAGAGTGAGAGTGCCGTCGAATCGGTCGAACATCGAGGCGATCTCATCGTCGCCGGCCAGCCGCCGCTGTGCTTCGTCAAAAGTCTTGTTGCGCTGGGGAAAGAGTTCGATCTGTTCGGTGAGGTCGGCGAGCAGCCGATCGGGGGTCCAGTGGCTGAGCAGACCTTCCCGGACCAGCGCGATCGGATCGCTTCTCATGGGTTGGACTTCGCTCTGGAGATCTTCCACCGACTCGAGTCGAAAATTGCCGCTGGACCAGGCGAAGGTCTCGAGCATGCGCCGGCGAACCTGCTCTTTGAGAGCGAGAAACAGTGCCTTGGGCTCGAGCAATTCGAGGGCCAGCAGTGCCACCCCTTCTTTGCACTGCTCGCGTTCCATGTACGAACTTACGCGCTGGTGGTCTAGAGAAGTCAGCAATCCCTGGTCGATCAGTTGCACGCCCAGGGTTTCATTTGCGAGATTGGATTCACTGAGGACCGGTGCGCCCTGTTGGAACACGATTCGTTTGGAGGTCTTGCCGCGAGAGAGCTCGAGTGCACCGCTGTAGCGGGTGCGACAGAGGTTGAGCAACAGTTCGGGAAACGAAATTTCGGTGAAGTCTCCCGAATGGTCGACGCTCAGGATTCGGCTGCCGTCCGCTTCCTCACCTGAGTGGTTCATAGGAGATGGCGCTGTGCTTCTGCGATCTGAAACGCCACCGCGATTGCTTCCGGTAGATCTTTGCGCAGCAGCAGGTGCTTGACTTCGAGATCGGCCACGATGGCTTCGGCCATGGGAGAGACATTGGTGAGGATGGCTTCTGCGCCCCACGCCTCAACGGTCTCGAGAATCTGTTCCAGTGCCGCGGCCGTGAAACCTTCGTCTAGTCCCTCGCCGAGCAGGTCCACCACCACCGCGCGAACGTCACTCGTGTCCGGATCGCGACCCAGCATCTCGACGGTGTGGAGCGCTTCGTCGATGTCGGAGAAGG from the Myxococcales bacterium genome contains:
- a CDS encoding DnaJ domain-containing protein; the protein is MNHSGEEADGSRILSVDHSGDFTEISFPELLLNLCRTRYSGALELSRGKTSKRIVFQQGAPVLSESNLANETLGVQLIDQGLLTSLDHQRVSSYMEREQCKEGVALLALELLEPKALFLALKEQVRRRMLETFAWSSGNFRLESVEDLQSEVQPMRSDPIALVREGLLSHWTPDRLLADLTEQIELFPQRNKTFDEAQRRLAGDDEIASMFDRFDGTLTLGAAIGGQFNSPQALATVWILAKGRYIRFTDAALSSGTDHEDDNLEPEIEIEVVAHDQVASETEKESLNSGRFATPAAKKIALAADAMRTEVLKRLVGIENRSYYELLGIPKNASDGEVRKAYFAAAKRFHPDALTHLGLSDIKLQAAAVFARIAEANDVLRDPDKRREYDAERLHADEPTVDTRALAQAETFYRKGEILIGMGDFRGALEYLEPAVELWPDECEYQSALGWALYKQPQPDIERSREHLERAEELDSSQAETQFRLGVVLRACGENEKAALCLAKAEQLGPSAS